The following proteins are encoded in a genomic region of Sorangiineae bacterium MSr12523:
- a CDS encoding amidohydrolase family protein, with protein MRASPLAFWRVVLIAAMMLVCLSPATARADSVARGRVLVRNAEVVITMDPRLGKGPLGIIDKGDVLFEDERIVEVGKGISPRGARVLDATGKIVMPGFVDTHTHLWQSMIRGCGTDTDLNGWLTQCMLAVGQKMNAEQTYNAVRLSTADVISTGVTTVTDWSHSFNTNFVDGNIRALIDSGLRFVYAYAFDFNRETDIRRVKREIIDRNPRARLQLASHPVPENVPAMQRMVQVADELHVDINTHLLENIADRQADQIRSLEQAGALKSTLMVNHAIHLTDSEIALLARRGVRIAHCPLSNMRLASGIIRMPELVNAHIKIGLGLDGGTNDTSDMFNLMRAAVGLQRAKFLKATATPTVAEVLRMATMGGAEVLGMQNEIGSLTPGKKADLIVIDPHAINFAPKVDWLAQIVFNGQPRNVEYVVVHGRFLKVAGRLVNVWEDGLVNAAEKSREELN; from the coding sequence ATGAGAGCGAGTCCGTTGGCTTTCTGGCGTGTGGTGCTCATTGCGGCGATGATGCTCGTATGCCTGTCGCCCGCGACCGCACGCGCCGACTCGGTCGCGCGCGGGCGCGTGCTGGTTCGCAACGCCGAGGTGGTGATCACCATGGATCCCCGGTTGGGGAAGGGGCCTTTGGGGATCATCGACAAGGGGGACGTGCTCTTCGAAGACGAGCGCATCGTGGAGGTGGGAAAGGGAATTTCCCCCCGGGGTGCGCGGGTGCTGGATGCCACGGGCAAGATCGTCATGCCGGGATTCGTGGATACGCATACCCACTTGTGGCAGTCGATGATCCGGGGCTGCGGCACCGATACGGATCTCAATGGCTGGCTGACGCAATGCATGTTGGCCGTCGGCCAGAAGATGAACGCCGAGCAGACCTACAATGCCGTGCGTTTGAGCACGGCCGACGTGATCAGCACGGGTGTTACCACCGTGACCGACTGGTCTCACAGCTTCAATACGAACTTCGTCGACGGCAATATTCGGGCACTGATCGATTCGGGGCTTCGATTCGTCTACGCGTACGCGTTCGATTTCAATCGGGAGACGGACATTCGCCGCGTAAAGCGCGAGATCATCGATCGAAACCCGCGGGCGCGTCTCCAGCTTGCCAGCCACCCCGTTCCGGAGAACGTGCCGGCGATGCAGCGAATGGTGCAAGTGGCCGATGAATTGCACGTCGATATCAATACGCACCTTCTGGAGAACATCGCCGACCGCCAAGCCGACCAGATACGCTCCCTGGAGCAGGCGGGGGCGCTGAAGTCGACCTTGATGGTGAACCATGCCATCCACCTGACCGATTCCGAAATTGCCCTGCTCGCCCGCCGCGGGGTGCGCATCGCCCACTGCCCGCTCAGCAACATGCGCCTCGCCTCCGGGATCATCCGCATGCCCGAGCTGGTGAACGCCCACATCAAGATCGGACTCGGCCTCGACGGCGGCACCAACGACACGAGCGACATGTTCAATTTGATGCGCGCCGCCGTGGGCCTGCAGCGTGCGAAGTTCTTGAAGGCTACGGCCACCCCGACGGTGGCGGAGGTCCTTCGCATGGCCACCATGGGCGGCGCCGAGGTCCTCGGGATGCAGAACGAGATCGGGTCCCTCACGCCCGGAAAAAAGGCGGACCTGATCGTCATCGATCCGCACGCGATCAACTTCGCCCCCAAGGTCGATTGGCTCGCCCAAATCGTGTTCAACGGCCAGCCGCGCAACGTGGAGTACGTCGTCGTCCACGGGCGCTTCCTCAAGGTGGCGGGGCGCCTGGTCAACGTGTGGGAAGACGGTTTGGTCAATGCGGCCGAGAAGAGCCGGGAGGAGCTGAATTAA